One window of Quercus robur chromosome 5, dhQueRobu3.1, whole genome shotgun sequence genomic DNA carries:
- the LOC126725088 gene encoding two-component response regulator ARR2-like isoform X1, translated as MEIVSWNAKIVNQVTKCIRVEDASTLLRMEGSVFHIIIIEKCLLGVNEFELLRIGREMDLPVIATSEDAQPNIVQWSLENGACDYLLKPIPMNVLKMVWKYMFFKKDNNVSRVKNQRLSWTPDSHEKFVESVRKLGGADDATPNKILQLLQSNFKGFEDVDREKISSHLQKYRDSL; from the exons ATGGAAATTGTATCGTGGAATGCGAAGATTGTTAATCAAG TTACTAAATGCATTCGAGTGGAGGATGCTTCAACTCTGCTAAGGATGGAGGGAAGCGTATTTCATattattataattgaaaaatgcTTGCTTGGTGTGAATGAATTTGAACTTCTTCGAATTGGTAGAGAGATGGATTTGCCTGTTATTG CGACATCGGAGGATGCTCAACCAAACATTGTTCAATGGAGTTTGGAAAATGGCGCCTGTGATTATCTGCTGAAGCCTATCCCGATGAATGTTCTTAAGATGGTGTGGAAATATATGTTTTTCAAGAAAGACAATAATGTGTCCAGAGTGAAAAATCAGCGGTTGTCTTGGACACCAGACTCTCATGAAAAGTTTGTAGAAAGTGTGCGAAAACTGGGGGGCGCTGATG ATGCGACTCCCAATAAAATTTTGCAACTCTTGCAAAGTAACTTTAAGGGTTTCGAAGATGTTGATAGGGAAAAGATTTCCAGCCATCTTCAG AAATACCGTGATAGCCTTTAA
- the LOC126725088 gene encoding putative two-component response regulator ARR20 isoform X2 produces MEGSVFHIIIIEKCLLGVNEFELLRIGREMDLPVIATSEDAQPNIVQWSLENGACDYLLKPIPMNVLKMVWKYMFFKKDNNVSRVKNQRLSWTPDSHEKFVESVRKLGGADDATPNKILQLLQSNFKGFEDVDREKISSHLQKYRDSL; encoded by the exons ATGGAGGGAAGCGTATTTCATattattataattgaaaaatgcTTGCTTGGTGTGAATGAATTTGAACTTCTTCGAATTGGTAGAGAGATGGATTTGCCTGTTATTG CGACATCGGAGGATGCTCAACCAAACATTGTTCAATGGAGTTTGGAAAATGGCGCCTGTGATTATCTGCTGAAGCCTATCCCGATGAATGTTCTTAAGATGGTGTGGAAATATATGTTTTTCAAGAAAGACAATAATGTGTCCAGAGTGAAAAATCAGCGGTTGTCTTGGACACCAGACTCTCATGAAAAGTTTGTAGAAAGTGTGCGAAAACTGGGGGGCGCTGATG ATGCGACTCCCAATAAAATTTTGCAACTCTTGCAAAGTAACTTTAAGGGTTTCGAAGATGTTGATAGGGAAAAGATTTCCAGCCATCTTCAG AAATACCGTGATAGCCTTTAA